A genomic segment from Propioniciclava sp. MC1595 encodes:
- a CDS encoding methylated-DNA--[protein]-cysteine S-methyltransferase, protein MKHRVIDSPVGPLTLVVDDAGVLCALYTDGQKYVPDAVGLGERDDTIADDAVAQLGEYFAGTRDDFDLTLAPRGTAFQAEVWEALRAIPAGETRTYGELARELGRPGASRAVGAATGRNPISIIVPCHRLVGASGSLTGYAGGVERKRWLLDHERGELGA, encoded by the coding sequence ATGAAGCACCGCGTTATCGACTCGCCCGTCGGGCCGCTGACCCTCGTCGTCGACGACGCCGGCGTGCTCTGCGCGCTCTACACCGACGGCCAGAAGTACGTCCCGGACGCCGTGGGCCTGGGCGAGCGCGACGACACGATCGCCGACGACGCCGTCGCCCAGCTGGGGGAGTACTTCGCCGGGACCCGCGACGACTTCGACCTGACGCTCGCCCCGCGGGGCACGGCGTTCCAGGCCGAGGTGTGGGAGGCGCTGCGCGCCATCCCGGCGGGGGAGACCCGCACCTACGGCGAACTGGCCCGCGAGCTGGGCAGGCCGGGGGCGTCCCGGGCGGTGGGGGCCGCGACGGGCCGCAACCCGATCAGCATCATCGTGCCCTGCCACCGGCTGGTCGGGGCCTCGGGGTCCCTGACCGGCTACGCCGGGGGTGTGGAGCGCAAGCGCTGGCTGCTCGACCACGAGCGGGGCGAGCTGGGGGCGTAG